GTAGGTTCGGCGCAGCACGGCGAGCAGACGGCCCGCATTCTGGCCCGGCTTGAGCCAATCTTGCTGCAAGAGCGCCCCGATCTCGTGCTGGTGCAGGGTGACACCAACACCACAATGGCCGGTGCGCTCTGCGCCGCCAAACTCGGCTTTCCGGTAGTGCATCTGGAAGCGGGTGGGCGGTCGTTCAACCGCGCTATGCCCGAAGAACTCAACCGCATTATTGTCGATCATATTGCCGAAATACTGCTAGCCGCCGATGAAATTGCCGCGGCCAACCTGCGCGCAGAGGGGCTGCCAGACGAACGGATTCACGTGATCGGTTCTACCGCCATCGACGCTGCCTTGCGCCATCGCGAGCGTGCCGCCACCAGTACCATCCTGCAACAACTGGAACTGACACCGGGGAGCTATCTGGCGCTGACGCTACACCGCGCCGAAAACACGGAACCGACGACCCTACCGGGCATTGTGCGGGCGCTAAACGAACTGGCCGAGAGCTACCGAATCGTCTTCCCGGTACATCCACGCACTGCGGCTGCGCTTGAGCGCCAGGGATTACAACTTTCGCCACACATCCTGGCGATCCGCCCGCTCGGCTACCTCGACACCCTCTGCCTGGTGCAGTCGGCCCAGGCTCTGCTCACCGACTCTGGTGGCCTGCAAGAAGAGGCCGCCGTGTTGGGTACGCCCATTCTGCTGGTACGTAATGAAACCGAATGGCGCTACCTGGTCGATGCCGGTGTTGCGGTATTGATCGGGAACTCTTACGAAGACATTCTCGCCGGTGCTGCAACGTGGCTCAGTCCAACCGGTTTAAGCCGTCTCCGCAATGCCCGCTCACCAATTGTCAGTGGTGCCGCCGAACGCGCGGTGGCAATTATGGAAGCTGCCGTCAATACATAATTATTTTGTCACATATACACCTATCAATAGTTAGTCAATATTCAGACCTGGTAACTATCCTACAAGCGTCCAGCAGCAGAAGCGTTCAGGGGTCATATGACGGATCGATTGCGACTCTATCTGAGCCGACAGGCAAGCTCATTACCACGATACCTGGCCGAACAGGTGCTGCAAAGCGTATGCGGCTGGGTACCTGGTCTGGTCGGCATCGGCTTACGGGCACTGGCCTATCGGGCATTGATGCAGATAGAGGGTATCGTCGCCATCGAAGACGGTGTACGTATCCGCTTTGCCGACAATGTGCGCCTGGGGCGTGGCGTCTACCTCGATCACGGTGTCTACCTGCATGCCTGTCCCGGCGGCATTAGCATCGGCGCCGAAAGTATGGTGATGAAGAACGCAATCCTTCACGTCTACAATTTTCGCAATCTCCCCCACAGCCATATCACTATCGGGCAACGCTCGCTCATTGGCGAAAGCTGCATCTTGCGCGGACAAGGCGGTATCACGATTGGCGACGATGTCTATCTGGGCACGCTGGTACAGGTGTTGGCCGTCAATCACGTCTTTCACGACACAACCCGCCCGATCAGTGCGCAAGGTATCACGGCGCAGGGCATCACCATCGGTGATGGTTCCTGGATTGGCAGTGGCGCGATTATTCTCGACGGCGTGCGGATCGGGCGCAACGTCGTCGTGGGTGCCGGTGCTGTGGTGACGAAAGATATTCCCGATTACTGCGTCGCTGTCGGAAATCCAGCTCGTGTTGTACGCGATCTTCGTGCCGATCCGTTACCACACGAACGCCTGACTGTACCGGTCTACTGACACAAACGCGACACCTTATCTGGCACGTCAGCAACCATGGGGAGGGGAACGCATGGCGACACTTTCAGTTGTGATTCCGGCGTACAACGAAGAGGATGGCATTGCGGCCATTGTTGAGCGCGTGCTGGCAATTCGACCGGCGCTCAAAGAGGTGGGCGTAGATGATCTGGAGTGCATCGTTGTTGATGATGGCTCGAAAGATCGTACCGCGGCTATCGTGCAGGGATTTGGTGATCAAGTACGCCTGATCCGGCAACAGAATCGTGGCTATGGCGGCGCGTTGAAGACCGGTTTTAGTCAGGCCCGTGGCGAACTGATCGGCTTCCTTGATGCCGACAGCACCTATCCGCCAGAATACTTTCCGGCGATGTGCCGGGAGGTGCTGGCCGGCGCCGATATTGTGATCGGGAGTCGTATGGCCGGTGCCCATAGCGAGATGCCGCTGGTACGCCGGATCGGTAACACCATCTTCGCCACCATGCTCTCGCTGGTCGCCGGTGTACGCATTAGCGATAGCGCAAGTGGCCAGCGCGTCCTACGGCGCTCAATTCTTCCGATCATCTACCCATTACCGAACACCCTCGATTTTACGCCGGCAATGAGCACCCGTGCCCTTCACGAAGGGCTGCGCATGGTAGAGATTCCCATTCCCTACAAAGAGCGCTCTGGGCGCAGCAAGCTCCACGTGATCCGCGATGGCCTCCGCTTTACCAAATCGATTGTCTGGACGGCCCTGACCTATAATCCGGTTCGTATCTTTGGCGGATTAGGACTCCTCTTGCTCCTCCTGGCCGGCCTGCTCATTCTGGGGCAGAGCATTGGCATCGCGCTCGGCATGCTGCTTGGCTGGTCGTTCCCGCAACTCTTCGGCGCCCTGGTGCTGGCCGTCGCCGGTGTGACCCTCTACACCACCGGCACGTCGTTCAGTTATCTGGTTGCACTGTTCCACAAACGCGCCATCCGCCAGGGTCTGTTTGGTCGTCGCGGAAACGGACGACGGATTGAACGCCATTACTGGTGGCTGGGATTGCTGGCGATGATTGGGGGTGTCATGACCTACGTCGCGGCTGTTGCCTTCGATCTGACCAATCCCGCCCTGCCTCATTCGTGGTTTGCGCCGGTCGTGAGTGCCATGCTTGTTCTGATGGGAGTACAGTTGGTCAGTGCGTGGGGGCTGGCGCGGGTGCTCGCCGAACTAAGCCGCCGCGAGAGCGAGCAGGAAGCTGACCTGAACTGGACATACGTTCCACTCACAACACCAGTCGAGACTGCGCCACAAACCGCCTGAAACGAGGACACCGGTGGAAGCATTTTACCAGTGGAGCGAACAGAATCTTGGTCAAGGCCACTACGTTATCGGCTACCTGATTGTTCTAATCAGTCACAACTGGCCGATCATCGTGGCCCTGGTGGCCGCTCTGTTTATGAGTATTCGGCTCTACCGGCAACCAAACCGTGCCAATGCCGTCTGGCTGTTTAGCGCATTGCTCTTCGGGTTAGGGTACGAATACGAAAAGCACGTTGACGGCGAGTTCCATCACGCGATTGACATGTTGTTTGGGCTGGAGCTGGCCGGCTGGAATCGACCGCTGCACATGCTGGTCGGGTCGGTCTTCAATACTGCTTTCGTCATATTGACGCTGACCATGGTACTGCATGGTTTGCAATTATCATTCGGATCAACGGTTATCAAGCAATTCCGCCGCTTCACTCCTGCCCGCATTGACCATCGCACAGGCGGCGCTACAGCATCATCTGATGCACGATTAGAAGGGGATGAACATGAGCGAGCAGGAAATGACTCCGGTTCAGCGCAAGCAAGCACCCGGTGACAAACCAACCGGCATCAAGCTGGTTGCTCCCGCCCGCCCCAACGAGCGGGCCGGCGAAATTCGCTTTGTGGAAATGCCACGCGAGAAGACACCTCGCCTCGATGTGCTGGTGCTCAATCCGCCATCGCCCGACGGCGATCTCTTCTTGCGCGACATTGCTCGCGT
This genomic window from Chloroflexus aurantiacus J-10-fl contains:
- the wecB gene encoding non-hydrolyzing UDP-N-acetylglucosamine 2-epimerase; its protein translation is MARVLTVLGTRPEIIKLSPVIPLLEERFDHILVHSGQHYSYEVDAIFFEELSLPSPRYTLGVGSAQHGEQTARILARLEPILLQERPDLVLVQGDTNTTMAGALCAAKLGFPVVHLEAGGRSFNRAMPEELNRIIVDHIAEILLAADEIAAANLRAEGLPDERIHVIGSTAIDAALRHRERAATSTILQQLELTPGSYLALTLHRAENTEPTTLPGIVRALNELAESYRIVFPVHPRTAAALERQGLQLSPHILAIRPLGYLDTLCLVQSAQALLTDSGGLQEEAAVLGTPILLVRNETEWRYLVDAGVAVLIGNSYEDILAGAATWLSPTGLSRLRNARSPIVSGAAERAVAIMEAAVNT
- a CDS encoding DapH/DapD/GlmU-related protein, translating into MTDRLRLYLSRQASSLPRYLAEQVLQSVCGWVPGLVGIGLRALAYRALMQIEGIVAIEDGVRIRFADNVRLGRGVYLDHGVYLHACPGGISIGAESMVMKNAILHVYNFRNLPHSHITIGQRSLIGESCILRGQGGITIGDDVYLGTLVQVLAVNHVFHDTTRPISAQGITAQGITIGDGSWIGSGAIILDGVRIGRNVVVGAGAVVTKDIPDYCVAVGNPARVVRDLRADPLPHERLTVPVY
- a CDS encoding glycosyltransferase family 2 protein, with translation MATLSVVIPAYNEEDGIAAIVERVLAIRPALKEVGVDDLECIVVDDGSKDRTAAIVQGFGDQVRLIRQQNRGYGGALKTGFSQARGELIGFLDADSTYPPEYFPAMCREVLAGADIVIGSRMAGAHSEMPLVRRIGNTIFATMLSLVAGVRISDSASGQRVLRRSILPIIYPLPNTLDFTPAMSTRALHEGLRMVEIPIPYKERSGRSKLHVIRDGLRFTKSIVWTALTYNPVRIFGGLGLLLLLLAGLLILGQSIGIALGMLLGWSFPQLFGALVLAVAGVTLYTTGTSFSYLVALFHKRAIRQGLFGRRGNGRRIERHYWWLGLLAMIGGVMTYVAAVAFDLTNPALPHSWFAPVVSAMLVLMGVQLVSAWGLARVLAELSRRESEQEADLNWTYVPLTTPVETAPQTA